A region of Frederiksenia canicola DNA encodes the following proteins:
- the cysZ gene encoding sulfate transporter CysZ, whose protein sequence is MNTPFSSYESQAMSGFHYFIYGWRLLLQRRLMPFVVLPVVINAIVMIGLVWLFFANVGGWLDAMLPSWLDWLSFILIPLIFLMILVIFYFTFTTLANFVAAPFNALLAEKVEQQLTGENLTEMTMTEMLKDVPRMLKREWQKMWYSIPRLLALFLLGFVPVLGQTVVPVLTFIFGAWLLAIQYCDYPFDNHKISFARMRNALAQRRTMNFTFGALVSLFTMVPFLNLVAMPVAVCGASAMWVKEYRNFLLGKDSGEFSDKRKIEHKNAIVVKEER, encoded by the coding sequence ATGAATACCCCATTTTCCAGTTATGAAAGCCAAGCAATGAGTGGTTTCCATTATTTTATTTATGGTTGGAGATTATTGTTGCAACGTCGATTAATGCCGTTTGTGGTTTTACCGGTAGTGATTAATGCGATTGTTATGATCGGCTTGGTTTGGCTCTTTTTTGCCAATGTGGGCGGTTGGTTAGATGCGATGTTACCATCGTGGTTAGATTGGCTCAGTTTTATCTTGATTCCTCTGATTTTTTTGATGATTTTGGTGATTTTTTATTTCACCTTCACGACGTTAGCAAATTTTGTCGCCGCCCCTTTTAATGCTTTACTTGCAGAAAAAGTGGAGCAGCAACTAACGGGAGAAAATCTCACGGAAATGACCATGACAGAAATGTTAAAAGATGTGCCGAGAATGCTTAAACGAGAATGGCAAAAAATGTGGTACAGCATTCCCCGTTTACTTGCTTTGTTTTTACTCGGTTTTGTGCCTGTGTTAGGGCAAACAGTCGTGCCAGTATTGACTTTTATCTTTGGGGCTTGGTTATTAGCAATTCAATATTGTGACTATCCTTTTGATAATCATAAAATTAGTTTTGCGCGAATGCGAAATGCTCTTGCACAACGCCGTACAATGAACTTCACCTTTGGTGCGTTAGTCAGCTTGTTTACGATGGTGCCATTTTTGAATTTGGTTGCGATGCCTGTGGCGGTTTGTGGGGCTTCTGCAATGTGGGTAAAAGAGTATCGTAATTTCTTACTGGGCAAAGACTCGGGCGAGTTTTCCGATAAAAGAAAAATTGAGCATAAAAACGCCATAGTGGTGAAAGAAGAACGTTGA
- the ligA gene encoding NAD-dependent DNA ligase LigA, translating to MPKSIENQLDNLRGKLREYEYHYHVLDNPLVPDVEYDRLLNELKNLEWQHPELITADSPTQRVGAKPLDGFAQIQHERPMLSLDNAFSDEDVDGFLRRIEDRIAVNSQTLEFCCEPKLDGLAVSILYENGVLAQAATRGDGTTGEEITANIRTIRNVLLKLNMANPPARLEVRGEVFMSQAGFETLNERALAKGEKTFANPRNAAAGSLRQLDPKITRQRPLMLNAYSIGVYESDDELPSTHFDRLQWLKSIGIPVNSEITLAKGREQLLAFYQKIQQKRSSLGYDIDGTVLKVNDILLQEQLGYISKAPRWAIAYKFPAQEEMTILKDVEFQVGRTGAITPVAKLEPVFVAGVTVSNATLHNGDEIERLGIAIGDTVIIRRAGDVIPQIIGIVAERRPENAKKIEFPTACPVCQSAVVRVDGEAVARCTGGLFCGAQRKEALKHFVSRKAMDIDGVGEKLIEQLMARELIHTPADLFKLDQITLMRLDRMGEKSANNALQSIEKAKNTTLSRFLFSLGIRDVGETTAQNLANHFGTLDAIRQATFEQLQQVQDVGEVVANRIVRFWQEPHNVEVVDDLIVQGVNWQDVVQQEIADNPLKDKTVVLTGTLTQLTRDQAKAILQQLGCKVAGSVSSKTDYLIAGEKAGSKLAKAQELGVKILTEQDLQNFARI from the coding sequence ATGCCAAAATCCATTGAAAATCAACTAGATAACTTGCGTGGCAAACTGCGTGAATACGAATATCACTACCACGTTTTAGATAACCCACTCGTACCTGATGTGGAATATGACCGCTTATTAAATGAGCTAAAAAATCTCGAATGGCAACATCCAGAACTGATCACAGCCGATTCACCAACGCAACGTGTTGGGGCAAAACCGCTAGATGGCTTTGCTCAAATTCAGCACGAACGCCCAATGCTGTCGCTGGATAACGCCTTTTCAGATGAAGATGTAGATGGCTTTTTACGGCGTATTGAAGATCGCATTGCAGTAAATAGCCAAACTCTCGAATTTTGTTGTGAGCCGAAATTAGACGGCTTGGCAGTCAGCATTCTGTATGAGAATGGCGTACTGGCCCAAGCCGCCACCCGTGGCGACGGGACGACAGGCGAAGAAATCACTGCGAACATTCGCACCATTCGTAATGTACTGCTCAAATTGAACATGGCAAATCCGCCCGCTCGTTTAGAAGTACGGGGTGAAGTGTTTATGTCGCAGGCAGGCTTTGAAACCTTGAACGAACGGGCGTTAGCCAAAGGCGAGAAAACCTTTGCTAACCCACGCAATGCGGCGGCAGGATCACTGCGTCAGCTCGATCCGAAAATCACTCGCCAACGCCCGTTAATGTTGAATGCTTATAGCATCGGTGTGTATGAAAGCGATGACGAGCTGCCTTCAACCCACTTCGATCGCTTGCAATGGTTGAAATCGATCGGCATTCCCGTCAATAGCGAGATCACCTTAGCGAAAGGGCGGGAACAACTGCTGGCGTTCTACCAAAAAATCCAGCAAAAACGCAGCTCGCTGGGTTACGACATTGACGGCACCGTACTGAAAGTGAATGATATCCTTCTGCAAGAGCAGCTTGGCTATATTTCCAAAGCTCCCCGTTGGGCAATTGCTTACAAATTCCCTGCACAAGAAGAGATGACTATTCTTAAGGATGTGGAGTTTCAAGTGGGGCGAACTGGGGCAATTACGCCCGTGGCGAAACTAGAGCCTGTGTTCGTAGCGGGCGTTACCGTAAGCAATGCGACTTTGCACAATGGCGATGAGATCGAGCGTCTCGGCATTGCGATTGGCGATACCGTCATTATTCGCCGTGCGGGCGATGTGATCCCACAGATCATCGGCATTGTGGCAGAACGTCGCCCAGAAAATGCAAAAAAAATTGAATTTCCGACCGCTTGTCCCGTGTGTCAATCGGCGGTGGTGCGAGTTGATGGCGAAGCCGTTGCTCGCTGTACGGGTGGGCTATTCTGCGGGGCACAACGCAAAGAAGCCTTGAAACATTTTGTTTCTCGTAAAGCGATGGACATTGATGGCGTGGGCGAAAAATTGATTGAACAGTTGATGGCGAGGGAGCTGATCCACACCCCTGCGGATTTGTTCAAACTCGATCAAATCACCTTAATGCGACTAGATCGTATGGGTGAAAAATCAGCGAATAATGCGTTACAAAGTATCGAAAAAGCGAAAAACACCACCCTTTCCCGTTTCTTATTTTCCCTTGGGATTCGTGATGTCGGCGAGACCACAGCACAAAATTTAGCGAACCATTTCGGCACGTTAGATGCCATCCGTCAAGCCACTTTCGAACAGTTGCAGCAAGTGCAAGATGTGGGCGAAGTGGTGGCAAATCGCATCGTGCGTTTTTGGCAAGAGCCACATAATGTGGAAGTGGTGGACGATCTCATCGTTCAAGGGGTGAATTGGCAAGATGTGGTACAACAAGAAATTGCCGATAATCCGCTAAAAGATAAAACCGTGGTGCTAACTGGCACGCTCACTCAGCTCACTCGAGATCAAGCTAAAGCAATTTTGCAACAGCTCGGCTGCAAAGTGGCGGGCAGTGTTTCAAGCAAAACCGATTATCTGATCGCTGGCGAAAAAGCAGGCTCAAAACTTGCTAAGGCCCAAGAACTCGGTGTGAAAATTTTGACGGAGCAGGATTTGCAAAATTTTGCTAGAATCTGA
- the zipA gene encoding cell division protein ZipA, translating to METQVILFIVAGLLIAILVGASIWSARREKSRVFSNTFSTRPPSTPINTELHSNVPPTLAPQPFNAQSNTTNQTVNEPFTPIDRQEIENSVKNIQIRLPNQQPDAYPQEPQPAFSTQPIQTGEPTPTQAVESTPAFADPTPTVQLEQPESVAPQANSEPVAEEPQMVTLYVVAPEGMQFRGDTIQQSLDALGFQFGEYNIFHRHIDNASSPVLFSVANMLQPGVFDLNKMDQFTTVGLVFFMHLPSAGNDLVNVRLMIKTVESFAQSLGGFVLNDQHQLFDDQSRQAYLLRVTQQ from the coding sequence ATGGAAACTCAGGTTATTTTATTCATTGTTGCAGGATTACTGATAGCGATTCTAGTTGGTGCCAGTATTTGGTCAGCTCGTCGTGAAAAATCACGCGTGTTTTCTAATACGTTTTCAACTCGACCACCATCAACGCCAATCAATACGGAGTTACATTCAAATGTTCCGCCTACTCTTGCACCGCAACCGTTTAATGCCCAATCAAATACGACTAACCAAACAGTCAATGAACCTTTTACTCCAATCGATCGGCAAGAAATCGAAAATAGCGTAAAAAACATCCAAATCCGTTTACCAAACCAACAACCAGACGCGTATCCACAGGAACCACAGCCTGCATTCTCAACTCAGCCAATCCAAACTGGTGAGCCAACCCCAACACAAGCGGTCGAATCCACGCCCGCTTTTGCAGATCCAACGCCAACAGTACAGCTCGAACAGCCAGAATCTGTTGCACCGCAAGCAAATTCAGAGCCTGTAGCAGAAGAACCGCAAATGGTCACACTCTATGTGGTCGCACCAGAAGGGATGCAATTCCGTGGTGATACCATCCAACAAAGTCTAGATGCCTTAGGCTTCCAATTCGGTGAGTACAATATTTTCCATCGCCATATTGATAACGCTTCAAGCCCTGTGCTTTTCAGCGTTGCCAATATGTTGCAACCAGGCGTTTTTGATTTGAATAAAATGGATCAGTTCACTACTGTTGGGCTTGTCTTTTTTATGCACCTGCCATCTGCAGGTAATGATTTAGTCAATGTTCGCTTGATGATCAAAACGGTTGAAAGCTTTGCTCAATCCCTTGGTGGCTTCGTGTTAAACGATCAACATCAACTGTTTGACGATCAATCTCGCCAAGCCTACTTGCTGCGAGTGACCCAGCAATAA